In Pyrus communis chromosome 11, drPyrComm1.1, whole genome shotgun sequence, the sequence CAAAAATGAAAGAGAAACCAGAATGGTGGTGGAGAACTTTAGCATGTCTCCCCTACTTAATTGCTTTGCAGATGTCTGATACCGGATTTTATATTCAACCCTTCGCAGAACACTACGAATTGTTTGGAGACTTGGTTTATTATGTCCCAGGAGCAATAAAGAGGTTACCGTATTGGTTCACAATGATATATTTCTTCTTCGCATACTTTGGAGTGGTAAAGAGAAAAGAGTGGCCTCACTTCATCAGGTACCACGTAATCATGGCAATGCTATTAGAAACAATGCTGCAAGTGGTGTGGTACTCGAGCAATTTTTTCCCGCTTATACACTTCAATGGCACATTCGGCATAGAATACTGGGCGGCCGTGGCATTCGTGTACGTTTCGGCCTTGCTCGAGTGTATACGGTGTGCTCTTGCCGGCAAGTATGTTAAACTCCCATTCTTTAGTACCCCTGCTTTAGTCCATACTCTTTTCCAAGTAGAAGGATATCATAAACCTTTCTGAAGAGTTGTATCGTTTAGGTCAGTCTGAGAAGTTATATTGTTGTTCTAGAGTGTATCATTTAGGCACACTATCATTTTTCATGTGCATCAGCCGGTATCACTTTGCTATGCGCTTTATATGAGTTGTATCATTTATATGGACGTTAAAGTGATTGATTGCCTAGATTATACGAGATTGTCTATGAGACTGTCACACAAACACGTATGAAATATAATCCTCTGGTTTACGAATTGGGGAGTGTTTGCAGAGTTTTTTATTGAACCACTGTGTCTGTTTTCGGTAGGTTTTGTACAAATTAAAGGCCAAAGCTGGCCTAAAATTGATAGGACCTTTTTAGCAATGTTAATGGAAGATATGTATTCAATGGTAAATGCCACAGAGCTTTTAGAAACGAAACCCAAGCCTAAGCACGTTAGACGTTACTCACCTTGGatcaagggaaaaaaaaagcgTTCGATACAAGAAATGGCtagtttgaaagtgcttttaaaataactgaaagcgcttttggtaaaatggattttggtttcaaaagcacATCAAGTGTTTTTTCTTGGAAAAAACACTAGGTATGTGCTTTTTGCAAGAagtacttcaagtgttttttcataatttacttgaatttttaTTGAGGATTGATTTCAGAAATATTTGCACCAAAAACGATTTCAAGTATTTTAGAAGCACTTCTAAACGAACCCATGAATTAGCAAAGGGAGATAGTGTTTAGTTTTTGAGAAATGGTAAGGAGACAGTGGATTCTCCATGAAGTCTTTGTCACTTCATTTTTTcgtacaatgttttataattttggcaTAAGAATTGACGTTAATTGTGAGGTGGCAGAGAGTccacttttaaaaaaatatctttaacacttctcttttttcttttattataagTGGGTGGAATTGAACTTTATATCtaagagcttttttttttttttttttgttctttctcttGCGGTATTCCAAAGGCGAGCTAAGCATACATTATCCTGCTTAACTAGTCTAACTCATGTTTATATAAGCTTAATATaactaattttaattaattttcttgacATATATTTTACCACTTAGAGCTAGTCCGCACAGGAATTATgtctttattttaattgaagacAATGACATTGTACTATCATAAGTCAATTATTGTGGTAACACGTGGTTGATTTCATACTCTCACAATGACGTAACAAGTATCC encodes:
- the LOC137709530 gene encoding protein TIC 20-IV, chloroplastic-like, which produces MPILSSSRSLQQRNHNLHSWAPKGLPSLQLSSTSSTLLRGDQGDRSHNISVLPRQRKSSTLVQAQKSNSISIPFPKMKEKPEWWWRTLACLPYLIALQMSDTGFYIQPFAEHYELFGDLVYYVPGAIKRLPYWFTMIYFFFAYFGVVKRKEWPHFIRYHVIMAMLLETMLQVVWYSSNFFPLIHFNGTFGIEYWAAVAFVYVSALLECIRCALAGKYVKLPFFSTPALVHTLFQVEGYHKPF